Proteins encoded together in one Clostridia bacterium window:
- a CDS encoding chromate transporter: MSTLKKHFSSYLTLFGTFFKIGLFVFGGGYAMLPLIEEEVVNRYQWMTEEEFIDMLAITQSAPGPVAVNASIFIGFKMMGISGAIVALLGATLPSFIIILLLATLLDTQSEDSHLQRFFAGVRPAIIALILGVGIRTGRKVIRAPFSLLIFGIALSLLLIFNVHPVLLIILGGLTGALVKGAV; this comes from the coding sequence TTGTCCACATTAAAAAAGCACTTTTCATCTTATCTTACACTATTTGGGACCTTTTTTAAAATAGGACTTTTTGTTTTTGGCGGCGGCTATGCTATGCTGCCTTTAATCGAAGAAGAAGTAGTAAATCGTTATCAGTGGATGACTGAAGAGGAATTTATAGATATGCTGGCCATCACACAATCCGCACCCGGGCCAGTAGCCGTAAATGCCTCTATTTTTATAGGTTTTAAAATGATGGGCATAAGTGGAGCAATTGTGGCTCTTTTAGGGGCAACTCTACCCTCATTTATAATTATTCTGCTTTTAGCTACCCTTTTAGATACCCAAAGTGAAGACAGCCATTTACAACGCTTTTTCGCGGGAGTAAGGCCAGCCATTATTGCTTTAATTTTAGGTGTAGGGATTAGAACTGGCCGTAAAGTAATTCGGGCTCCTTTTAGTTTGCTTATCTTTGGTATAGCTTTAAGTCTGCTTTTAATCTTTAATGTGCATCCAGTTTTATTAATTATTTTAGGTGGTTTAACTGGTGCCTTAGTCAAGGGGGCTGTTTAA
- a CDS encoding chromate transporter — MHFLLFKTFFIVGLFGFGGGYAMLPLMQTEIVTKQAWLTTQEFADIIAVAEITPGPIAINTATYTGYQVIGFSGAVIATLGVVFPALILVITLTSLVLKHKDKPLFQGVFQGLRPIVVALIIGAAVNLGLNTISRPLELVFTLIALALFIFSKLHPILLLLSFGLLNVFIALI; from the coding sequence ATGCATTTCTTACTTTTTAAAACCTTTTTCATTGTAGGACTTTTTGGCTTTGGTGGCGGCTATGCCATGCTGCCTTTAATGCAAACAGAAATTGTCACTAAACAAGCCTGGTTAACCACCCAAGAATTTGCCGATATCATTGCCGTAGCCGAAATAACTCCCGGACCAATAGCTATTAATACAGCTACTTATACTGGCTATCAAGTAATTGGTTTTAGTGGAGCTGTAATCGCTACTTTAGGTGTTGTCTTTCCCGCTTTAATATTAGTTATCACCCTAACTTCTTTAGTACTCAAACATAAAGACAAACCTCTATTCCAAGGTGTATTCCAAGGGTTGCGTCCTATTGTAGTAGCCTTGATCATTGGAGCAGCGGTTAATTTAGGTTTAAATACTATTTCCCGTCCACTAGAATTGGTATTTACTTTAATAGCTCTAGCTTTATTTATCTTTAGCAAACTACATCCCATTTTACTGCTGCTTAGTTTTGGTCTTTTAAATGTCTTTATAGCCCTAATTTAA